The genomic stretch CTCCTCCACATCACCCCCGACGGCGTCGCCCTGGCCAACGCGCAGGGAGTGCACGAGGCCTCCACCTCGGAGTTGGCCGTCGGTTTGATGCTCGCGGCGCAGCGGGAACTGCCCCGCTGGGCGCGTGAACGTCGCTGGCAGGCCGCCTCCACCCGGGCGCTCGCGGACTCGCGGGTGCTTGTGGTCGGGACGGGGGCCATCGGCGAGGCCATCCGGTCGCGGCTGGAGCCCTTCGAGACCGAGATCACGCGGGTCGCCACCACTGCCCGTGACGATGAGCACGGCCACATCCATGGCATCGACGAGCTGTCCGAGCTGCTGCCGAACACCGACATCCTGGTGCTGATCGTGCCGCTCACCGACTCCACCCGCGGCCTGATCGGAGCGAAGGAGCTGGCCCTGCTGCCCGACGGCGCCCTGGTGGTGAACGTGGCGCGCGGCCCCGTCGTCGACACCGATGCCATCACCGCTGAGGTGGTCGCGGGCCGGCTGCGGATGGCCTCCGACGTGTTCGACCCGGAGCCCTTCCCCGACGACCATCCGCTGTGGCAGGCCGACGGGGCCTTCATCAGCCCCCACATCGGCGGCAACACCACCGCGATGCTGCCCCGGATCGTCGCCTTGCTGGCGGACCAGCTGCCGCGCCTGGCCGACGGTCGAGAACTCAAGTTCGTCGTGAAATCATGAGCGATCCCCTCGTCGAGGCCTATCCGCCTTTCGGACTGCGAATCACCCACGACGACATGACGCTGCGGGTGTTCCGCGACGCCGACATGCCCGAATACCTCGACCTGCTGAGCGCCCCGATCTTCGCCGAGGAGAACGTGGACTGGTTCTTCCCGTGGTGCGAGGCGCCGGTTCCCGAGCGGCGCCGCAACGCCATCCAGGTGCACTGGGGGTGGCGTTCCGGGTTCCGCCCGGAGTCCTGGACGTTGGCGTTCGGGGTCTACGTCGGTGGTGTGCTGGTCGGCTGCCAGGACCTCTTCTCCGAGGAGTTCCCCACACGCCGGGTGGTGTACTCGGGTTCCTGGCTGACGCTGGAACACCAGGGCAAGGGCTGGGGCGCGCGGATGCGCAAACTGCTGCTGCACTTCGCCTTCGATCACCTGGGGGCGCAGCGGGCCGAGTCGGAGGCGGTGACAGGCAACGAATCGTCGCTCGGGGTCTCCCGCAGCGCGGGCTACGAACCGAACGGCACCAGGGTCGAGATCTTCGGGAAACGGGTGGTGGAGATGCATCGCGTCGTACTCACCCCCGACCGGTTCCGTCGTCTCGACGGCGATGTCGTGGTGGCGGGATTCACCGACGAGCTGCGCGCCATGATGGGGGCGCAGCCGGATCCGACCTCGCAAGGCGCCGGCTTCCGATCTCCCACGTGACAACCCGCCAGGCACGCTTATGGATGGCCGCGAATAAACCTCCACGACTGCTTG from Arachnia propionica encodes the following:
- a CDS encoding 2-hydroxyacid dehydrogenase, translating into MIVTLPDHQLLEALTSHTPADQLGVELRIWDWNSPARDVLGDEADDVVATVLPYFRPAPAWRSLADLPKLRLLQAQSAGYDNLLHITPDGVALANAQGVHEASTSELAVGLMLAAQRELPRWARERRWQAASTRALADSRVLVVGTGAIGEAIRSRLEPFETEITRVATTARDDEHGHIHGIDELSELLPNTDILVLIVPLTDSTRGLIGAKELALLPDGALVVNVARGPVVDTDAITAEVVAGRLRMASDVFDPEPFPDDHPLWQADGAFISPHIGGNTTAMLPRIVALLADQLPRLADGRELKFVVKS
- a CDS encoding GNAT family protein, which encodes MSDPLVEAYPPFGLRITHDDMTLRVFRDADMPEYLDLLSAPIFAEENVDWFFPWCEAPVPERRRNAIQVHWGWRSGFRPESWTLAFGVYVGGVLVGCQDLFSEEFPTRRVVYSGSWLTLEHQGKGWGARMRKLLLHFAFDHLGAQRAESEAVTGNESSLGVSRSAGYEPNGTRVEIFGKRVVEMHRVVLTPDRFRRLDGDVVVAGFTDELRAMMGAQPDPTSQGAGFRSPT